The following coding sequences are from one Shewanella putrefaciens window:
- a CDS encoding succinate dehydrogenase iron-sulfur subunit — translation MKLEFAVYRYNPDVDTKPYMQDYSLEVADGSDMMVLDALIKLKEQDPTLSFRRSCREGVCGSDGVNMNGKNGLACITPISTFKGKKLEIRPLPGMPVVRDLVVDLTQFYKQYEKIKPYLINDEKMPAREHLQSPEERAHLDGLYECIMCACCSTACPSFWWNPDKFIGPSGLLHAYRFLIDSRDTATEERLSELDDAYSVFRCHGIMNCVDVCPKGLNPTKAIGHIKSMLLKRAV, via the coding sequence ATGAAATTGGAATTTGCAGTTTATCGTTACAATCCTGATGTAGATACTAAACCATACATGCAGGATTACAGCTTAGAAGTGGCAGATGGCTCAGACATGATGGTGCTTGATGCACTGATCAAGTTAAAAGAGCAAGATCCGACGCTATCATTCCGCCGCTCATGCCGTGAAGGTGTGTGTGGTAGCGATGGCGTGAACATGAATGGTAAAAATGGTCTGGCGTGTATTACCCCGATTTCAACCTTTAAAGGTAAGAAATTGGAGATCCGTCCGTTACCAGGTATGCCTGTTGTGCGTGACTTAGTGGTTGATCTTACTCAGTTCTATAAGCAGTATGAGAAGATCAAGCCTTATCTCATCAATGATGAGAAAATGCCTGCCCGTGAACATTTACAATCCCCTGAAGAGCGTGCTCATTTAGACGGGTTGTACGAATGTATCATGTGTGCATGCTGTTCTACGGCTTGTCCATCATTCTGGTGGAACCCTGATAAGTTTATCGGTCCTAGCGGTTTGCTCCATGCATACCGTTTCTTGATCGACAGTCGCGATACAGCTACAGAAGAGCGTTTATCTGAGCTGGACGACGCCTATAGCGTGTTCCGTTGCCACGGCATCATGAACTGCGTTGATGTGTGTCCAAAAGGTCTTAATCCGACTAAAGCAATTGGTCATATTAAGTCCATGCTGTTGAAGCGAGCAGTGTAA
- the sdhA gene encoding succinate dehydrogenase flavoprotein subunit, translated as MSIPVREFDAVVIGAGGAGMRAALQISKEGKSCALLSKVFPTRSHTVSAQGGITVALGNAHEDHWEQHMYDTVKGSDFIGDQDAIEFMCQTGPEAIIELEHMGLPFSRFENGKIYQRPFGGQSKNFGGEQAARTAAAADRTGHALLHCLYQQNVKHKTQVFSEWYALDLVKNADGAIVGCTAIEIETGDIVYFKAKATVLATGGAGRIYASTTNAHINTGDGVGMAMRAGVQMQDMEMWQFHPTGIAGAGVLVTEGCRGEGGYLLNKDGERFMERYAPNAKDLASRDVVARSMMTEIREGRGLDGPLGPHCLLKLDHLGKETLEARLPGVCELSRTFAHIDPADGPIPVLPTCHYMMGGLPTKVSGQVIRKHEDGTEQDVIGLFAVGEIACVSVHGANRLGGNSLLDLVVFGRAAGQHLGKALDETADPKDATDADIQASLARLNRWENNKDGEDPAQIRKDLQLCMQLNFSVFRRGDAMAEGLEQLKAIRKRLENAKLSDNSREFNTQRIECLELDNLMATAIATAYAANFRTESRGAHSREDYLERDDENWLCHSLFDPVTETMDRRAVNMAPKLREAFPPKKRTY; from the coding sequence GTGAGTATTCCAGTACGCGAATTTGATGCAGTAGTGATAGGAGCGGGCGGTGCGGGTATGCGCGCAGCTCTGCAGATTTCTAAAGAAGGTAAAAGCTGTGCGCTTTTATCAAAAGTTTTCCCAACACGTTCTCATACTGTGTCTGCACAGGGAGGTATTACCGTTGCGTTAGGTAATGCCCATGAAGATCACTGGGAACAACATATGTACGATACCGTTAAAGGTTCCGATTTTATCGGCGACCAAGATGCTATCGAATTTATGTGTCAAACTGGTCCAGAAGCCATTATTGAACTTGAGCATATGGGGTTGCCTTTCTCTCGTTTTGAAAATGGTAAGATTTATCAACGTCCTTTCGGCGGTCAATCTAAGAACTTTGGTGGTGAGCAGGCGGCGCGTACGGCGGCAGCTGCCGACCGTACAGGTCATGCTTTACTGCATTGTTTGTATCAGCAAAACGTTAAACACAAAACGCAAGTCTTCTCTGAGTGGTATGCCTTAGATTTAGTGAAGAACGCTGATGGTGCTATCGTAGGCTGTACCGCGATTGAAATCGAAACAGGCGATATCGTTTACTTCAAAGCCAAAGCCACCGTTTTAGCAACGGGTGGTGCAGGTCGTATTTATGCGTCTACAACAAACGCACATATTAACACCGGTGACGGTGTCGGTATGGCAATGCGTGCTGGCGTACAAATGCAAGATATGGAAATGTGGCAATTCCACCCAACGGGCATCGCCGGCGCGGGTGTACTTGTGACTGAAGGTTGTCGTGGAGAAGGTGGATATCTTCTAAATAAAGACGGCGAGCGTTTTATGGAGCGTTATGCGCCCAACGCGAAGGATTTAGCATCACGCGACGTAGTAGCACGTTCTATGATGACTGAAATCCGTGAAGGCCGTGGTTTAGATGGTCCATTAGGTCCACACTGTTTACTGAAGCTTGATCACTTAGGTAAAGAAACATTAGAAGCACGTTTACCAGGCGTGTGTGAATTGTCTCGTACCTTTGCCCATATCGATCCGGCCGATGGCCCAATCCCAGTATTACCAACGTGTCACTATATGATGGGCGGTCTGCCAACTAAGGTTAGCGGTCAAGTGATTCGTAAGCATGAAGACGGCACTGAACAGGATGTTATCGGTTTATTCGCGGTAGGTGAGATTGCCTGTGTATCTGTACACGGTGCTAACCGTTTAGGTGGCAACTCACTGCTTGACTTAGTGGTATTTGGTCGTGCAGCGGGACAACATTTAGGTAAGGCGCTCGATGAGACAGCCGATCCTAAAGATGCGACCGATGCGGATATTCAAGCGTCACTTGCACGTCTGAACCGTTGGGAAAACAACAAAGATGGTGAAGATCCAGCGCAAATCCGTAAGGATTTACAACTTTGCATGCAATTAAACTTCTCTGTATTCCGCCGTGGTGATGCTATGGCTGAAGGCTTAGAGCAGTTAAAAGCGATTCGTAAGCGGTTAGAAAATGCTAAGTTGTCAGATAACTCCCGTGAATTCAACACGCAACGTATTGAATGTTTAGAGTTAGATAACTTAATGGCGACGGCGATTGCGACTGCTTATGCTGCCAACTTCCGTACTGAGAGCCGCGGCGCTCATTCGCGTGAAGATTATTTAGAGCGTGACGATGAAAATTGGTTATGCCACAGCTTGTTTGACCCTGTGACAGAGACCATGGACCGTCGTGCTGTGAATATGGCACCTAAGTTACGTGAAGCATTCCCACCGAAGAAGCGTACCTACTAG
- the sdhD gene encoding succinate dehydrogenase, hydrophobic membrane anchor protein, with protein sequence MVTNAASFGRSGVHDFILLRASAVILACYTIFLVGFIACSSPLTYDVWHGLFSALPMKVFTLLALVALLVHAWIGVWQVLTDYVKCTSLRGVLQFTFVVTVFCYLAAGIVIVWGV encoded by the coding sequence ATGGTAACCAATGCAGCAAGTTTTGGACGCAGTGGTGTTCATGACTTTATTTTACTACGCGCTAGTGCAGTGATCCTCGCCTGTTATACTATTTTCTTGGTTGGCTTTATTGCATGTAGTTCCCCTCTCACCTACGACGTTTGGCATGGCCTGTTTAGCGCTCTGCCGATGAAAGTATTCACTCTTTTAGCGTTAGTCGCATTGTTAGTACATGCATGGATTGGTGTATGGCAAGTATTGACCGATTACGTTAAGTGCACGTCGTTACGTGGTGTTTTACAGTTCACCTTTGTCGTTACCGTCTTTTGTTATCTGGCGGCTGGCATTGTTATTGTGTGGGGTGTCTAA
- the sdhC gene encoding succinate dehydrogenase cytochrome b556 subunit has product MELSEQNVKKQRPVHLDLQTIRFPATAIASILHRVSGVIMLFAVGILIWLLNSSLASAESFASVQSLFDNFIMKFILWGIMTALAYHLFGGLRHLVMDTGRWEELASGTASAKAVFVLTVAFSIVAGIWVW; this is encoded by the coding sequence ATGGAGCTGAGTGAGCAGAACGTGAAAAAGCAAAGACCTGTCCATTTAGATCTGCAGACCATTCGCTTTCCTGCAACAGCGATTGCGTCAATTCTTCACCGTGTATCCGGTGTCATCATGCTGTTCGCTGTTGGCATTCTGATTTGGTTGCTAAATTCTTCTTTAGCCTCCGCTGAAAGTTTTGCTAGCGTACAATCTCTATTTGATAACTTCATTATGAAGTTTATCCTATGGGGCATTATGACCGCATTGGCCTATCATTTATTCGGTGGTTTACGTCACTTAGTAATGGATACGGGTCGTTGGGAAGAGTTGGCTTCGGGTACCGCCTCAGCGAAAGCTGTTTTCGTGCTAACGGTAGCCTTTTCAATTGTAGCGGGGATCTGGGTATGGTAA
- a CDS encoding citrate synthase — protein MADLRAKLELPGNDSIELPVKQGSAGFDVIDISKLGSKGYFTFDPGFLATASCESAITYIDGDQGILLHRGYPIEQLAVDSDYLDLCYLLLYGELPTKAQYAEFVHTVKTHTMVHEQLAFFFRGFRRDAHPMAMLCGVTGALSAFYQDSLDVNDPRHREIAAYRLVSKMPTIAAMCYKYSSGQPFVYPRNDLSYAGNFLSMMFAVPCEEYKVNPIVERAMDRIFILHADHEQNASTSTVRLAGSSGANPFACIAAGIASLWGPAHGGANEACLQMLEEIGSVDRIPEFIERAKDKNDPFRLMGFGHRVYKNFDPRAKVMRETCHEVLKELKVQDPLLDVAMELERIALEDEYFISKKLYPNVDFYSGIIMKAIGIPTSMFTVLFALARTVGWIAHWKEMLDQPGHKISRPRQLYTGEVARDFVDLDKR, from the coding sequence ATGGCTGATTTAAGAGCCAAATTAGAATTACCAGGGAACGACTCGATAGAATTGCCAGTAAAGCAGGGATCCGCTGGTTTTGATGTAATCGATATCAGTAAACTTGGCAGCAAAGGTTACTTTACCTTTGATCCAGGTTTTCTCGCGACAGCCTCCTGTGAATCTGCAATAACCTATATCGATGGCGATCAAGGTATATTGTTACACCGTGGCTATCCAATTGAGCAACTCGCCGTTGACTCCGATTACCTAGACCTGTGTTATCTGTTGCTTTACGGTGAACTGCCGACGAAAGCGCAATATGCTGAGTTTGTACATACAGTAAAAACCCACACTATGGTCCATGAGCAGCTAGCCTTCTTCTTTAGAGGCTTCCGTCGTGATGCTCATCCTATGGCGATGTTATGTGGTGTGACTGGTGCATTGTCTGCATTTTACCAAGACTCACTCGATGTCAACGATCCTCGCCACCGCGAAATCGCCGCTTATCGCCTAGTCTCCAAAATGCCAACGATTGCTGCTATGTGCTACAAGTATTCTTCAGGCCAACCATTCGTTTACCCACGTAATGACTTGAGCTATGCAGGCAACTTCTTAAGCATGATGTTTGCAGTGCCGTGTGAAGAGTACAAAGTAAATCCAATTGTTGAACGCGCTATGGACAGGATCTTCATTTTACATGCCGATCATGAACAAAATGCATCAACCTCAACCGTACGTTTAGCCGGTTCTTCAGGTGCCAACCCATTTGCCTGTATTGCAGCGGGTATTGCTTCACTGTGGGGTCCTGCACACGGCGGTGCCAATGAAGCATGCTTACAAATGTTGGAAGAAATCGGTTCTGTAGACCGTATTCCTGAATTCATTGAACGGGCGAAAGACAAGAATGATCCATTCCGTCTGATGGGCTTTGGACACCGTGTTTACAAAAACTTTGATCCTCGTGCCAAAGTGATGCGTGAAACCTGTCATGAAGTGTTAAAAGAGCTAAAAGTACAAGATCCACTGTTAGATGTAGCAATGGAACTTGAACGTATTGCCCTTGAGGATGAATACTTTATTTCTAAAAAGCTGTATCCAAACGTCGATTTCTACTCTGGCATCATCATGAAAGCCATTGGTATTCCGACCAGTATGTTCACTGTGCTGTTCGCACTGGCCCGTACTGTAGGCTGGATTGCCCACTGGAAAGAAATGTTAGATCAACCCGGTCATAAGATCAGCCGTCCACGTCAATTGTACACTGGCGAAGTCGCACGCGATTTTGTTGACTTAGACAAACGCTAA
- a CDS encoding efflux RND transporter periplasmic adaptor subunit, whose amino-acid sequence MEKSKITTFALPLLMMSMLAACGEEQVTKKEDKYAIPVETTTVMQGDVSSFYSTTATLEAPQEANVVSRISGLIESITVEEGDRVRKGQVLAVIDAKRQQYDLDRSEAEVKIIEQELNRLNKMSNKEFISADSLAKLEYNLQAAIAKKDLAELQVKESRVISPIDGVIAKRYVKAGNMAKEFGDLFYIVNQDELHGIVHLPEQQLTSLKLGQEAQIFSNQQSNQTIDAKVLRISPIVDPQSGTFKVTLAVPNENARLKAGMFTRVELKYDTHENVITVPYSALINQDNKQALYVIEGTNANRREVTIGYREGDAVEIVSGIKPGEQVVTRGHQNLKDQSLVEVITPLDLASAKN is encoded by the coding sequence ATGGAAAAGTCTAAAATAACCACCTTCGCTTTGCCTTTATTAATGATGTCTATGTTGGCGGCCTGTGGTGAAGAACAAGTCACAAAAAAAGAAGATAAATATGCCATTCCGGTCGAAACTACCACTGTGATGCAAGGAGATGTTTCTTCTTTTTACAGTACAACAGCGACCTTAGAAGCCCCACAGGAAGCCAATGTCGTCAGTCGTATCTCTGGACTCATTGAATCCATCACTGTAGAAGAAGGCGACCGCGTACGAAAAGGTCAAGTGCTGGCGGTTATCGATGCTAAAAGACAACAATATGATTTAGACCGCTCGGAAGCCGAAGTAAAAATCATTGAACAAGAACTTAACCGTTTAAATAAAATGAGCAATAAGGAATTTATTAGCGCCGATTCTTTGGCAAAACTTGAATACAATCTGCAAGCCGCTATCGCGAAAAAAGACCTTGCCGAGCTACAAGTGAAGGAAAGCCGGGTTATCTCCCCTATTGATGGCGTTATCGCCAAACGCTACGTGAAAGCGGGTAATATGGCCAAAGAATTTGGCGATCTGTTCTATATCGTCAATCAAGATGAACTTCACGGCATAGTCCATTTGCCAGAACAACAACTCACTAGCCTTAAACTTGGCCAAGAAGCACAAATTTTTAGCAACCAACAAAGCAATCAGACTATTGATGCTAAAGTACTGCGTATTAGTCCAATCGTCGATCCCCAAAGTGGTACTTTTAAGGTGACGCTCGCCGTTCCTAATGAAAATGCCCGCCTCAAAGCAGGCATGTTTACCCGGGTTGAACTTAAATACGATACCCATGAAAATGTGATTACCGTTCCCTACAGTGCCTTGATTAACCAAGATAATAAACAAGCACTGTATGTTATTGAGGGAACAAATGCTAATCGTCGCGAAGTCACAATTGGCTATCGTGAAGGGGATGCGGTTGAAATTGTTTCAGGTATCAAACCTGGTGAGCAAGTCGTTACCCGTGGGCACCAAAACTTGAAAGACCAATCCTTAGTCGAAGTGATCACACCACTCGATCTCGCATCTGCTAAGAACTAA